One Diospyros lotus cultivar Yz01 chromosome 1, ASM1463336v1, whole genome shotgun sequence genomic window carries:
- the LOC127789114 gene encoding protein LATERAL ROOT PRIMORDIUM 1 has translation MWPSSSAAAAPRQINYGLPSEMGMVGLRDVFVVAPASSFHHNSQHDPIISDPHAINGSSAATALGVGVGVGVIPLLTAAPCLAPANIGVEEDMLNANRGRSSGIHLWQNQQSTQQSNYLKKSMLFEHSSQANMLHGSGGGGGIGGSSSSATTCQDCGNQAKKDCSHRRCRTCCKSRGFDCATHVKSTWVPAARRRERQVIAATAAVAGSSGSNSGAKKPRLVASQTTTTSHTSTSNTPPRSFDTSSSHQDASFKESLPGQVRAPAVFKCVRVTAVDDGDDEYAYQAVVKIGGHVFKGFLYDQGVEERDAFPNISELHLGGGGGRNGASSSSPILDPSDVYAASGGGLLGGSSYGNQINL, from the exons ATGTGGCCCTCTTCCTCCGCCGCCGCTGCTCCCCGCCAAATCAACTACGGCCTCCCATCTGAGATGGGCATGGTGGGCCTCCGCGACGTCTTCGTCGTCGCCCCGGCCTCGTCCTTCCACCACAATAGCCAGCACGATCCCATTATTTCCGATCCTCACGCAATCAACGGCTCCAGCGCCGCCACCGCCCTTGGTGTCGGCGTCGGGGTCGGCGTCATTCCTCTCCTTACTGCCGCTCCGTGCCTCGCTCCGGCGAACATCGGAGTCGAGGAGGATATGCTGAACGCCAATCGCGGTCGAAGTAGCGGAATTCATCTTTGGCAGAACCAACAGTCAACCCAACAATCAAATTACCTGAAAAAATCCATGCTTTTCGAACACAGCTCCCAGGCAAATATGCTGCACGgaagcggcggcggcggcgggaTTGGTGGCTCATCGAGCTCCGCAACGACGTGCCAAGACTGTGGAAATCAGGCCAAGAAAGATTGCAGCCATCGCCGGTGCAGAACTTGTTGCAAAAGTAGAGGCTTCGATTGCGCTACCCACGTCAAGAGCACTTGGGTTCCGGCCGCCCGCCGCCGCGAGCGTCAGGTCATCGCGGCAACGGCTGCTGTCGCCGGGTCCTCCGGTTCCAACTCCGGCGCCAAGAAACCTCGACTCGTCGCCTCTCAAACCACCACCACTTCCCATACCTCAACCTCGAACACTCCTCCTCGGAGCTTCGATACCAGTTCTAGCCACCAAG ATGCAAGTTTCAAAGAGTCGTTACCAGGCCAAGTACGCGCCCCAGCTGTGTTCAAGTGTGTTCGAGTTACAGCAGTGGACGATGGTGATGACGAATACGCATATCAAGCCGTTGTAAAGATCGGCGGCCATGTCTTCAAGGGATTCCTCTATGATCAAGGGGTTGAAGAAAGAGATGCCTTCCCCAATATCTCCGAGCTACATTTgggtggcggcggcggcaggAATGGGGCATCGTCGTCCTCCCCAATTCTCGATCCCTCCGACGTTTACGCCGCCTCCGGCGGAGGATTGCTCGGAGGTTCCAGCTATGGTAACCAAATAAACTTATAA